Proteins encoded in a region of the Sphingomonas sp. HMP9 genome:
- a CDS encoding glycosyltransferase family 2 protein produces the protein MTQVFEPGQGVSEQAGSIATVVIPTYNSSRTLPRALASIDDRTAEILVVDDASNDTAALQTIAAADGRVALVRKPTRTNAAHSRAVGLARAAGDMVLFLDSDDQFLPGHVARRRELHTAEQVSIIIGRFRLSDGTREWNGPMAAYDGGDIEDYLFARGGDARSSTISVHKPLRRGTNFNPQLTKHQDWAFALAACRNGERIGFDPTPGVMINIAGEARMSARSNVDASLAFARDHLRSDSNRRRFLLGRLRTSLRLGDVHAARQFRIALLRLTPSPSERWGSAAMMLAARLGLAAPLHRLLTARR, from the coding sequence ATGACGCAGGTGTTCGAGCCCGGACAGGGCGTGTCAGAACAGGCCGGATCGATCGCAACCGTGGTCATCCCAACCTACAACAGCTCCCGCACCCTGCCCCGTGCGCTTGCGTCAATCGATGATCGCACAGCCGAGATCCTCGTCGTGGATGACGCTTCCAATGATACGGCGGCGCTACAGACGATTGCCGCAGCGGACGGGCGCGTTGCTTTGGTGAGGAAACCGACGCGGACCAACGCAGCTCACTCCCGCGCCGTTGGGCTGGCACGCGCGGCAGGCGATATGGTGCTATTCCTCGATTCAGACGATCAATTTCTACCCGGCCATGTCGCCCGGCGACGCGAACTTCACACGGCAGAGCAGGTCAGCATCATCATCGGTCGCTTTCGGCTGAGCGATGGGACACGCGAGTGGAACGGTCCGATGGCCGCCTATGACGGTGGCGACATCGAGGACTATCTGTTTGCGCGAGGGGGTGATGCCCGATCGTCGACCATCTCCGTGCACAAGCCACTGCGGCGCGGTACCAATTTCAATCCGCAGTTAACCAAACACCAGGACTGGGCTTTCGCTCTTGCCGCGTGTCGCAACGGGGAGCGGATCGGTTTCGATCCTACGCCCGGCGTGATGATCAACATCGCGGGCGAGGCGCGAATGAGCGCGCGGTCGAACGTCGATGCAAGCCTCGCCTTCGCGCGCGATCATCTGCGTAGTGACTCCAATCGCCGTCGTTTCCTGTTGGGGCGTCTGCGCACAAGCCTGCGCCTTGGCGACGTGCATGCGGCTCGCCAGTTCCGCATTGCCCTGCTTCGGCTGACCCCCAGCCCCAGCGAGCGCTGGGGCAGCGCAGCGATGATGCTAGCGGCAAGGCTTGGTCTGGCGGCTCCCCTGCACCGGTTGCTGACGGCGCGACGATGA
- a CDS encoding ABC transporter ATP-binding protein has translation MANYAPLPNALVPLTPVTKVASRDAKAHRVTAAVRRLFAHLSVRRRCQAGRIWLFMLVGAFAEMASIGALLPFLTLLAAPERVERSPVFGQIIDLLGLPQDRLLLAATLLFVTAAVLATLLRLLLLRATQRFVFAVGHDLGTSLYDHLLHQSYLYHTLHNSAEMQAGIQKVNNITNLFLQPLMQGLISLTVMIFIIAALAFIDPVLAAAALVSFGGVYVVISLSVRRVLQRNSGRLSGLATQRIQAIQEGMGAIRDVLIERAQPLYLRKFGQLDQSFRDAQSVTTFLANAPRYLVEGIGMVLIAVLAVAASRQPGGIMTALPALGALAVGAQRLMPLLQQVYFGWSQMMTNYVNLTNVLDVLDQPVERPNRDAVPLAFAHAIELQGVSFGYGTGVPVLRDVSITIPKGARVGLVGRTGSGKSTILDIMMGLLQPQHGAVLIDGTSLADAQDRFSWQANINHVPQAIFLSDDTLAANIAFGQEASAIDMVRVRAAAEAAHAAEFIEALPDGYASSVGEQGMRLSGGQRQRIGLARALYARRPLLVLDEATSALDAITENAVMESIQQLDEELTIIIVAHRLSTLQHCSTIIRLDAGQIVAEGTFEEVIGSEASSHAAQAVKA, from the coding sequence ATGGCCAACTACGCCCCCCTGCCGAATGCGCTCGTGCCGCTGACACCTGTTACAAAGGTCGCTTCGCGGGACGCCAAGGCACACCGTGTAACAGCCGCAGTACGGCGCCTGTTCGCACATTTGTCTGTCAGGCGACGTTGCCAGGCAGGGCGCATCTGGCTATTCATGCTCGTGGGCGCCTTTGCAGAGATGGCGAGCATCGGCGCATTGCTCCCGTTCCTGACCTTGCTCGCGGCCCCCGAACGGGTCGAGCGCTCCCCTGTTTTTGGCCAGATCATTGACTTGCTCGGTCTGCCTCAGGACCGGCTCCTGCTGGCTGCAACGCTGTTGTTTGTCACGGCCGCCGTTTTAGCCACACTGCTCCGGCTGCTGCTGCTGCGTGCGACGCAGCGCTTCGTCTTTGCCGTCGGTCACGATCTCGGCACGAGCCTCTACGACCATTTGCTCCACCAGAGTTACCTCTACCACACGCTCCACAACAGCGCTGAGATGCAGGCCGGCATCCAGAAGGTGAACAACATCACCAACCTGTTCCTGCAGCCGCTCATGCAGGGGCTAATCTCGCTTACGGTCATGATCTTCATCATCGCCGCGCTCGCGTTCATCGATCCCGTGCTCGCAGCAGCAGCGCTCGTGAGCTTCGGTGGCGTCTATGTTGTGATATCTCTGAGTGTGCGACGTGTGCTCCAGCGCAATAGCGGCCGTCTCTCTGGCCTTGCTACGCAGCGTATCCAGGCAATCCAGGAGGGTATGGGGGCGATCCGCGACGTGCTGATCGAGCGCGCACAGCCACTCTATCTCCGCAAATTCGGCCAGCTTGACCAGTCGTTTCGCGATGCGCAATCGGTCACCACCTTCCTCGCCAACGCGCCACGGTATTTGGTCGAAGGAATCGGCATGGTGCTGATCGCGGTGCTGGCGGTAGCTGCATCGCGCCAGCCCGGCGGGATAATGACAGCGTTGCCGGCGCTCGGCGCGCTTGCGGTTGGAGCGCAGCGGCTGATGCCGCTCCTCCAGCAAGTCTATTTCGGCTGGTCGCAGATGATGACCAACTACGTCAATCTTACCAACGTGCTCGACGTACTGGATCAACCCGTTGAGCGGCCAAACCGAGACGCCGTGCCGCTTGCCTTTGCGCATGCAATCGAGTTGCAAGGCGTGTCATTCGGCTATGGCACCGGGGTCCCGGTTTTGCGCGATGTCTCGATCACCATTCCCAAGGGTGCGCGCGTCGGGCTGGTAGGACGTACAGGCAGCGGTAAGAGCACCATTCTCGACATTATGATGGGTCTGCTTCAGCCACAGCACGGCGCAGTGCTCATTGACGGGACATCGCTAGCCGATGCGCAAGACCGCTTTAGCTGGCAGGCCAACATCAACCATGTTCCGCAGGCGATTTTCCTGTCCGACGACACGCTTGCTGCCAACATTGCTTTTGGCCAGGAGGCGAGCGCAATCGATATGGTTCGGGTGCGCGCCGCGGCCGAAGCCGCCCATGCGGCCGAGTTCATCGAGGCGCTCCCGGATGGCTATGCGAGCAGCGTTGGAGAGCAGGGCATGCGGCTATCGGGTGGGCAGCGCCAACGGATCGGGTTGGCGCGCGCGCTTTATGCGCGCCGTCCACTACTGGTGCTAGACGAGGCGACCAGCGCGCTCGACGCCATAACCGAAAACGCGGTCATGGAGTCGATACAACAGCTCGACGAGGAGCTGACGATTATCATCGTGGCGCACCGGCTGAGCACGCTGCAGCATTGCTCCACGATCATCCGGCTTGATGCCGGGCAGATTGTTGCCGAGGGGACGTTCGAGGAGGTGATCGGTAGTGAGGCCAGCAGCCACGCGGCCCAGGCGGTCAAGGCATGA